A portion of the Treponema rectale genome contains these proteins:
- a CDS encoding transcriptional regulator, with translation MSQTYLSSQTDEDFYRARNKAFFNELQHILNPEEATLISFTDIKKLLKPKNEVYKGMQVVPVNLIAGSEGRYNDFDNHFLPKSNFLKARWERVDMAHLTDVTLPPISLYELGGLYFVRDGNHRVSVAKMKGIEAIDAEVVSLQSEIKLKPGSTKDEMIHQVINYEKRVFYSETNFGDITDCWCLDFTSPGQYDLIYNHILIHKYYINMDKEEEIPLEDAILSWYKNVYLPVIEAVRKHRIGKKFKGKTESDIYVFLIKYWDELKQKLGNDFSLDAAAEDFKNKYGKKTFFHIIKNLKAKIQMMKLLKKHTQA, from the coding sequence ATGAGTCAGACATATCTATCATCTCAGACAGATGAAGATTTCTATCGGGCAAGAAACAAGGCATTTTTCAACGAACTTCAGCACATACTTAATCCCGAAGAGGCAACCCTCATTTCTTTTACAGATATAAAAAAACTTCTAAAGCCAAAAAATGAAGTCTATAAAGGCATGCAGGTGGTACCGGTAAACCTTATTGCAGGAAGCGAAGGCCGCTACAATGACTTTGACAATCATTTCCTGCCAAAAAGCAATTTCCTGAAAGCCCGCTGGGAACGGGTAGACATGGCCCACCTGACAGACGTTACCCTTCCCCCGATTTCTCTTTACGAACTGGGAGGCCTTTATTTTGTAAGGGATGGAAACCACAGAGTTTCCGTTGCAAAAATGAAGGGTATAGAAGCAATTGATGCAGAAGTCGTAAGCCTGCAGAGCGAAATAAAACTGAAACCAGGCTCAACAAAAGATGAGATGATTCACCAGGTAATAAACTACGAAAAGCGTGTTTTTTACAGCGAGACGAATTTCGGAGACATAACGGACTGCTGGTGTCTGGATTTTACCAGTCCGGGACAGTATGACCTGATTTATAACCATATTCTCATTCACAAATACTATATAAACATGGACAAAGAAGAGGAGATTCCTCTTGAAGATGCCATTCTTTCATGGTACAAAAACGTTTACCTCCCCGTAATTGAAGCCGTGCGGAAACACAGGATAGGAAAAAAATTCAAAGGAAAAACAGAATCTGACATATATGTCTTCCTCATAAAATACTGGGATGAACTGAAACAGAAACTTGGAAATGACTTCAGTCTGGACGCAGCGGCAGAAGATTTCAAGAATAAATACGGAAAAAAAACATTTTTTCATATAATCAAAAACCTCAAGGCAAAAATACAAATGATGAAACTACTGAAAAAACACACTCAGGCGTGA
- a CDS encoding metallophosphoesterase: MKFLCVSDQIDPLVYSTTLKERYGDVDAVFCAGDLSLEYVDFIVTALGKPTFFVFGNHNLEDYDLYTKSDHNNSMTPFQQASRGHGGDHSGQKVFASKHLFFTDSSGKKTPLLIAGADGSMRYNNGKCQFTEGQMFRTLLKMVPKLLWNKIRYGRYLDVFLTHASPRHIHDREDPCHKGFECFNWFIRKFSPALMIHGHIHLYDLQAVRCTKTEKTTVVNAYSHIVVEMKKNFTKGAAHESDISIISDR, from the coding sequence ATGAAATTTCTGTGCGTTTCTGATCAGATAGATCCTTTAGTCTACTCAACAACCCTTAAGGAACGCTATGGAGATGTTGATGCAGTATTCTGTGCAGGAGACCTTTCCCTTGAATACGTAGATTTTATCGTCACGGCCCTGGGAAAGCCTACTTTCTTTGTTTTCGGAAACCACAATCTTGAAGACTATGATTTATATACAAAAAGCGATCATAACAACAGCATGACTCCGTTTCAGCAGGCATCACGCGGCCATGGAGGAGACCATTCCGGGCAAAAAGTATTTGCCTCAAAGCACCTTTTCTTTACCGATTCCTCTGGTAAAAAAACACCGCTGCTTATCGCCGGTGCAGATGGTTCAATGCGTTACAACAACGGAAAATGTCAGTTTACTGAAGGACAGATGTTCAGAACCCTTCTGAAAATGGTTCCTAAACTCCTGTGGAACAAAATCAGGTACGGAAGATATCTGGATGTATTCCTTACACATGCTTCCCCCCGCCATATTCATGACAGGGAAGATCCGTGTCATAAAGGCTTCGAGTGCTTCAACTGGTTCATCAGAAAATTTTCACCGGCCCTCATGATACACGGACACATTCACCTTTACGACCTTCAGGCCGTACGATGTACTAAAACAGAAAAAACAACCGTGGTAAATGCCTACAGTCATATTGTTGTCGAAATGAAAAAAAACTTCACAAAAGGAGCCGCTCATGAGTCAGACATATCTATCATCTCAGACAGATGA
- a CDS encoding tetratricopeptide repeat protein, translating to MLYAALIGILIAIIITIAVFVVKTFSSPQKVDSLGKLIREGKIQQAQRTAKSVLAKEPRNYVAHYWLGVAYMADNKPELAYIEFKTVDENAIFNGDIPEVEFRKQIGALHQKYNQTEDALRQYLLLTKLDPSNAEHDYNVGKLYESQGKAPMAMGFYQKALTVDKRMGKAHTAMGYLLFRSKQYNEAKKEIETAIKFSPENYSNYYYLGKIFKECKELPAAVKAFEKAQRDPSYRQKALIEKGSCLMIANQVDQAQADFEHAVQLSKNDSSNESLYARYFLAACYEKNRLIDKALEQWNIIFKKNRQFRDVSAKLSQYKDLQTNDGVKEFLTASRADFIELCKKITREGLKLECQKIEPTRYGCAVLATEAKSDSWMNVRQQLTLVEYHRETEPIEEAVVRKTVDMIKAQGHAKGIICSTSQFSAAAVKFAENRPLVLVPKEQFEKVLAKIGL from the coding sequence ATGTTATATGCAGCCTTAATAGGTATCTTAATCGCCATCATCATAACAATAGCAGTCTTTGTTGTTAAAACTTTCTCTTCACCTCAGAAAGTTGATTCGCTTGGAAAACTTATCCGTGAAGGAAAAATACAGCAGGCTCAGCGGACTGCAAAATCTGTACTTGCAAAAGAACCTAGAAACTATGTAGCTCATTACTGGCTCGGTGTAGCCTACATGGCAGACAATAAACCGGAACTTGCGTATATTGAATTCAAAACCGTAGACGAAAATGCAATTTTTAACGGTGACATTCCTGAAGTTGAATTCAGAAAACAGATCGGTGCCCTTCACCAGAAATACAATCAGACAGAAGATGCTTTAAGACAGTACCTTCTTCTTACAAAACTTGATCCTTCAAATGCAGAACACGATTATAACGTCGGAAAACTCTATGAATCCCAGGGAAAGGCTCCTATGGCCATGGGTTTCTATCAGAAAGCACTTACTGTCGACAAAAGAATGGGCAAGGCCCATACTGCAATGGGATATCTTCTTTTCAGAAGCAAGCAGTATAATGAAGCAAAAAAAGAAATTGAGACAGCAATAAAATTTTCTCCGGAAAACTACTCAAACTATTATTACCTGGGCAAGATATTCAAGGAATGCAAGGAACTTCCGGCTGCAGTCAAAGCCTTTGAAAAAGCACAGAGAGATCCTTCTTACAGACAGAAAGCCCTGATTGAGAAAGGCTCATGCCTGATGATTGCAAATCAGGTAGACCAGGCTCAGGCAGATTTTGAACACGCAGTTCAGCTTTCAAAAAATGACAGCTCAAATGAAAGCCTTTACGCCCGCTATTTTCTCGCTGCCTGTTACGAAAAAAACAGGCTCATCGACAAAGCTTTGGAACAGTGGAACATCATATTCAAGAAAAACCGCCAGTTCAGGGATGTAAGTGCAAAATTAAGCCAGTACAAGGATCTTCAGACAAACGACGGTGTAAAAGAGTTTCTTACAGCCTCAAGGGCAGACTTTATTGAGCTCTGCAAAAAAATTACAAGGGAAGGTCTTAAGCTTGAATGTCAGAAAATCGAGCCTACCCGCTATGGTTGTGCGGTTCTTGCAACAGAGGCTAAGAGTGATTCATGGATGAACGTCAGGCAGCAGCTTACCCTTGTTGAATATCACAGGGAAACAGAACCTATCGAAGAAGCCGTCGTCCGGAAGACTGTAGACATGATAAAAGCGCAGGGACATGCAAAGGGAATCATCTGTTCTACATCACAATTTTCTGCCGCAGCTGTAAAATTTGCAGAAAACCGCCCTCTCGTACTTGTTCCGAAAGAACAGTTCGAAAAAGTACTTGCAAAAATCGGTCTTTAA
- a CDS encoding tetratricopeptide repeat protein, which translates to MKKKNLFYALVAGGIFLCAALQSGAQTVMDSLKEGERLFRLDRTDEAIPFLQKASSSGTAPQAFNYLGLCYHKKGELKMALDVFVRAMDVPGTDRRVLAFNAGNVCFDMLDFENAEKWYDSVLSADESYSPAVLNRANCRLNMGKIRESRDDYKKYLELCPEDVQKEEITLLLSVLEEEIVRLELEEMEKLSQEQRLKEEEERLAAKKAEEEALAAEKRRKLLEQMAAAIQEAENNAK; encoded by the coding sequence ATGAAAAAGAAAAACCTTTTTTATGCATTGGTTGCAGGCGGAATATTCTTATGTGCGGCTTTACAGTCCGGAGCTCAGACGGTCATGGATTCTCTGAAGGAAGGAGAACGGCTTTTCCGCCTTGACAGGACTGATGAGGCCATCCCTTTTCTTCAGAAAGCCTCTTCTTCAGGAACTGCACCTCAGGCTTTTAACTATCTGGGGCTCTGTTACCATAAGAAGGGGGAGCTGAAAATGGCACTTGATGTATTTGTCAGGGCTATGGATGTTCCCGGTACGGACCGCCGCGTTCTTGCTTTTAATGCAGGAAATGTTTGTTTTGACATGCTTGATTTTGAAAATGCGGAAAAGTGGTATGATTCTGTACTTTCAGCAGATGAATCTTATTCACCTGCAGTTCTCAACAGGGCAAACTGCCGCCTTAATATGGGAAAAATCAGGGAAAGCAGGGATGATTATAAAAAATATCTGGAACTGTGTCCTGAAGACGTGCAGAAAGAAGAAATAACCCTGCTGCTTTCCGTACTGGAAGAAGAAATCGTCAGGCTGGAACTTGAAGAAATGGAGAAACTTTCTCAGGAACAGCGCCTTAAGGAGGAAGAAGAGCGTCTGGCTGCAAAGAAAGCTGAAGAAGAAGCCCTTGCAGCGGAAAAAAGGCGTAAACTTCTTGAACAGATGGCTGCTGCCATTCAGGAAGCTGAAAACAACGCAAAGTAG
- the mutL gene encoding DNA mismatch repair endonuclease MutL yields the protein MSAVKPLNPEVARKIAAGEVIDRPNAIIRELMDNAVDSKADRISVEISQGGIERIRVIDNGCGMTREDLENCARPHATSKISTETDLMNLTTLGFRGEALSSMAAVSRLEIISGGYKMQASITKDHIITPAPSAAGTIVQTSGLFENFPARRHFLKRPASEALMCRSTFLEKALPRPDIAFSFTSDGEEKFNFPSGQSLSQRFVQAMELFESENLFYEEHAGAPDGSWKFTIILGDPAVCRSSRKDIYIYVNGRRIQEYSLIQAIEYGATGYFPNGTHPVACLFATVDPSLVDFNIHPAKREARFKDIAPLHHGVSTTVKNFYRHYTVKSMYSQAESETPQNLSLKFSEPEQQSEESEEKKDSAFPSATPSTSGYNSNSPYTRLPYSITSPGTSTKHSYTASRTDTRSSFFEKKSTASSYARELAEELNSTYENSITAKKNWLPSKTDEDDGFHFTGSALGTFLIAEKNNTLYIIDQHAAHERILYNQILEDASQKQELLVPYVIKTSGPQDDNYLEEIKESLCEAGFTVKRTGESEWQFTTVPLRWKGTEKDLENDLLAKRINPRDILNATAASTACRQAVMDGTVLDEETAADLAKKALQLPDPHCPHGRPVFTTITRNQLFALVKRT from the coding sequence ATGAGCGCAGTAAAACCCCTTAATCCTGAAGTTGCAAGAAAAATTGCAGCCGGTGAAGTAATAGACAGACCCAATGCAATTATCCGTGAACTTATGGATAATGCCGTTGATTCAAAAGCAGACAGAATTTCAGTAGAAATCTCACAGGGAGGAATTGAACGGATCAGGGTTATTGATAATGGCTGCGGGATGACCAGGGAAGATCTGGAAAACTGTGCACGGCCTCATGCAACAAGTAAAATCTCCACAGAAACAGACCTGATGAACCTTACTACACTGGGATTCAGGGGAGAAGCTTTAAGTTCCATGGCTGCCGTAAGCCGTCTTGAAATAATTTCCGGCGGATATAAAATGCAGGCATCGATAACAAAAGACCATATAATAACACCGGCCCCTTCTGCTGCCGGCACAATCGTTCAGACATCAGGACTTTTTGAAAATTTTCCTGCCAGACGCCACTTCTTAAAACGTCCTGCCAGTGAGGCTCTGATGTGCAGGTCTACTTTTTTGGAAAAAGCACTTCCACGTCCGGACATTGCATTTTCCTTTACCTCTGACGGAGAGGAAAAGTTTAATTTTCCTTCAGGACAGAGCCTTTCCCAGCGTTTTGTTCAGGCTATGGAACTTTTTGAGTCTGAAAATCTTTTTTACGAAGAACATGCAGGCGCCCCTGACGGTTCCTGGAAATTTACCATAATACTCGGAGACCCGGCCGTCTGCAGGAGTTCTCGAAAAGACATATACATCTACGTCAATGGAAGACGGATTCAGGAATATTCCCTGATTCAGGCAATTGAATACGGAGCAACCGGATACTTTCCAAACGGAACCCATCCTGTAGCATGCCTTTTTGCAACAGTAGACCCTTCGCTGGTAGATTTCAACATTCATCCTGCAAAAAGAGAAGCCCGTTTCAAGGACATAGCTCCCCTCCATCATGGAGTAAGTACGACTGTAAAAAATTTTTACCGTCATTATACAGTAAAAAGCATGTATTCCCAGGCTGAAAGCGAAACACCTCAAAACCTCAGTCTTAAGTTTTCAGAACCGGAACAGCAGTCTGAAGAATCAGAAGAAAAAAAAGACTCTGCATTTCCTTCTGCAACTCCTTCTACCTCCGGTTACAATTCCAATTCCCCATATACCCGGCTTCCATACAGCATTACAAGCCCCGGAACTTCAACTAAGCACAGCTACACTGCTTCCCGTACAGATACCAGGTCTTCTTTTTTTGAAAAGAAAAGTACGGCTTCCTCATATGCCCGGGAACTGGCAGAAGAACTGAATTCCACATATGAAAACAGTATCACCGCAAAGAAAAACTGGCTTCCGTCCAAAACGGATGAAGATGACGGATTTCATTTTACAGGAAGTGCACTTGGAACATTTTTAATTGCAGAAAAAAACAATACGCTCTACATAATAGACCAGCATGCAGCTCATGAACGGATTCTGTACAACCAGATTCTCGAAGACGCAAGCCAGAAACAGGAACTGCTGGTGCCATATGTAATAAAAACCTCAGGTCCTCAGGATGACAATTATCTGGAAGAAATAAAAGAAAGCCTTTGCGAAGCAGGTTTTACCGTAAAAAGAACGGGAGAATCAGAATGGCAGTTTACAACCGTACCACTCAGATGGAAGGGAACTGAAAAAGACCTGGAAAACGATCTTCTTGCAAAGAGAATAAACCCCAGAGACATACTCAATGCAACGGCTGCCTCTACAGCCTGCAGGCAGGCCGTAATGGATGGAACCGTACTTGATGAAGAAACTGCAGCCGACCTGGCAAAAAAAGCGCTTCAGCTTCCAGACCCCCACTGTCCTCATGGAAGGCCTGTATTCACGACAATAACAAGGAATCAGCTCTTTGCCCTCGTCAAAAGAACCTGA